A stretch of Deltaproteobacteria bacterium DNA encodes these proteins:
- a CDS encoding protein-L-isoaspartate(D-aspartate) O-methyltransferase yields the protein MGYEAERLDMVREQLAARGIRDERVLSALAVIPRHQFVPKGQRRFAYGDHPLAIGHGQTISQPYMVALMTETMALRAGARVLEVGTGSGYQAAVLAQLGAEVFTIERVPELAAGAAERLRALGFGAQVHVRVGDGSAGWCEASPFDAIVVTAAARRIPRALLGQLAAAGCLVLPLGESELQGLARIRRMAAGWQEEYFGECRFVKLIGADGWNDA from the coding sequence ATGGGTTACGAGGCCGAACGCTTGGATATGGTTCGCGAACAGCTGGCCGCCCGCGGCATCCGCGACGAGCGGGTGCTGAGCGCGCTGGCGGTGATTCCGCGCCATCAGTTTGTGCCGAAGGGGCAGCGGCGCTTCGCCTATGGCGATCACCCGCTGGCGATCGGGCACGGGCAGACGATCTCGCAGCCGTACATGGTGGCGTTGATGACCGAGACCATGGCGCTGCGAGCCGGCGCCCGCGTGCTCGAAGTCGGTACCGGCTCGGGCTATCAGGCCGCGGTGCTGGCGCAGCTGGGGGCCGAGGTCTTCACCATCGAGCGCGTGCCGGAGCTGGCGGCGGGTGCGGCCGAGCGCCTGCGCGCGCTCGGGTTCGGCGCCCAGGTGCACGTGCGCGTCGGTGACGGCAGCGCGGGCTGGTGCGAGGCGTCGCCGTTCGACGCGATCGTGGTGACGGCGGCGGCCCGCCGTATCCCGCGCGCTTTGCTGGGGCAACTGGCGGCGGCCGGGTGTTTGGTGCTGCCGCTGGGCGAGTCGGAGTTGCAGGGGCTGGCGCGGATTCGGCGCATGGCGGCCGGCTGGCAGGAGGAGTACTTCGGCGAATGCCGGTTCGTGAAGCTGATCGGGGCTGACGGCTGGAACGACGCCTAA
- a CDS encoding response regulator transcription factor yields the protein MARERIKVLIVDDHPLFREGLRQCLEARKELRVLAAVGSGEQMWQALRTHGQPQIVLMDVELPGESGIDLTKALHERCPEIRVLMLTAFSDTERVVAALKAGAAGYLLKNVAPDEIRATVERAAAGEPMLSGEIAGRVLREFERERNEERFREQLAGLTPREEEILKLLATGESNRQIGKRLFISEQTVKNHLANIFRKLQVNDRTKAALLAVKLGLGGE from the coding sequence GTGGCACGCGAGAGAATCAAAGTGCTGATCGTGGATGATCATCCGCTGTTTCGCGAGGGGCTGCGGCAATGCCTCGAAGCCCGCAAGGAGCTGCGCGTGCTGGCGGCGGTGGGCAGCGGCGAGCAGATGTGGCAGGCACTACGCACGCACGGCCAGCCGCAGATCGTCTTGATGGACGTGGAACTGCCCGGCGAAAGCGGCATCGATCTAACCAAGGCGTTGCACGAGCGCTGCCCGGAAATCCGCGTGCTGATGCTCACCGCCTTCTCCGACACCGAGCGCGTCGTCGCCGCGCTCAAGGCGGGTGCGGCGGGCTACTTGCTGAAAAACGTCGCCCCCGACGAAATCCGCGCCACGGTCGAGCGCGCGGCGGCGGGCGAGCCGATGCTCTCGGGTGAAATCGCCGGCCGGGTGCTGCGCGAGTTCGAGCGTGAGCGCAACGAGGAGCGCTTCCGCGAACAGCTCGCCGGCCTGACCCCGCGCGAAGAGGAAATCCTCAAACTGCTGGCCACGGGCGAGTCGAACCGCCAGATCGGCAAGCGCCTGTTCATCAGCGAGCAGACCGTCAAGAACCACCTCGCCAATATCTTTCGCAAGCTGCAAGTGAACGACCGCACCAAGGCGGCCCTGCTGGCGGTGAAGCTGGGCTTGGGCGGGGAGTAA
- a CDS encoding RNA polymerase sigma factor has product MRRIGAGDHDAFRLLVERHLGRLVGFAARTLGDRAGAEDVAQETFLRVWINAPRWQPTARFSTWLHRIALNLCLDRLGRGPELALDEIAEPSDPAPPAAARLQAQDIGEHVNAALAQLPAQQRIAITLCHYQGLRNIEAAGAMGVSVEALESLLARGRRRLREQLRNLLPDLLGED; this is encoded by the coding sequence ATGCGCAGAATTGGCGCGGGCGACCATGACGCCTTCCGCCTGCTGGTCGAGCGACACCTCGGACGCCTTGTCGGCTTTGCCGCCCGCACGCTCGGCGATCGCGCGGGAGCGGAGGACGTGGCGCAAGAGACCTTCTTGCGCGTCTGGATCAACGCGCCCCGCTGGCAACCGACCGCCCGCTTCAGCACCTGGCTCCACCGTATCGCGCTCAATCTCTGCCTCGACCGCCTCGGCCGCGGTCCCGAGCTGGCCCTCGACGAGATCGCTGAGCCGAGTGACCCGGCGCCGCCGGCGGCGGCTCGGCTGCAGGCGCAGGACATCGGAGAGCATGTGAACGCGGCCCTGGCACAACTTCCGGCGCAGCAGCGTATCGCCATCACCCTGTGCCACTATCAGGGACTGCGCAACATCGAGGCCGCCGGCGCGATGGGCGTAAGCGTCGAGGCGCTCGAATCGCTGCTCGCACGTGGCCGGCGCCGCCTGCGCGAGCAGCTGCGCAACCTGCTGCCGGACCTGCTCGGAGAGGACTGA
- a CDS encoding MMPL family transporter, translated as MMNSALQLYAKWVTRRAPAVLLVSLLLAAIVAAGMTRLEVDLNTDQQLPADNPFVAVDRKIRKEFGGKNFIAIALVPESGSVWRRDVLQAVYDLTQDSLRLPEIIGQNLVSLFSPYVRVPVDQGGVLASDYLAREVPADDAGIAGLRQRYRSEPLFRDALVSADERAALVMLDFYDGVESTQLAAAVEQMVAKYRSPDIRIALTGEPIIQRFQATIVREQGLFFAGTVAAIVVVLYLAFGHIQGVILPAATALLSTAMAMGFMGLAGFRVNPWTGAVSLVVMTVAAGHSAQMLKRYYEEFRFLHDRTAAVVASASRIGAVMLAAGGTAACGFAALSLLGIPTLTEFGLGVASGIVAAVLLEMTFMLALRTLWPVGRSRTGEGPLSRGLGVVLAPIEFAVIRHPRAVVATFALVTALAVAVTPRLTTEFDTHAYWSERHQLGRDLRVFERHFPSTTTLTILLEGEPGSMKSPEAIGLMTGLQQAMAAEPGVGRTFSLADMLRRSFEVFVPEEAGSGLPADAALIGQLFFLAQSPAFDGYVDRTHSRAVVRGFLNRDDSGLTRRVLARLELYLRQNPPQRIQVALAGGVGPTVMALNDHTVNGKVLNLAILLAVIFGFSSILLRTALGGAYVVAPLAVALLANLGLFAGLGVAFDLTGASIAAIGVSVGADYAIYFLYRLREEFAAGGDLEAALRRTMHTSGRAILFVAVAISAGFGVYALSDFRPLAMCGYFIPVTMLVSAVAALALLPALVVLLRPRFILASAQISPEDIRIAVSA; from the coding sequence ATGATGAATTCAGCGTTGCAGCTGTACGCCAAGTGGGTAACGCGCCGGGCACCGGCGGTGCTCCTGGTTTCATTGTTGCTGGCGGCGATTGTCGCCGCCGGCATGACGCGGCTGGAGGTGGATCTCAACACCGATCAGCAGCTGCCGGCCGACAACCCTTTCGTTGCGGTGGACCGCAAGATCCGCAAGGAATTCGGCGGTAAAAACTTCATCGCCATCGCGCTGGTGCCGGAATCGGGCTCGGTGTGGCGGCGCGATGTCTTGCAGGCGGTGTACGATCTGACGCAGGACTCGCTGCGGCTGCCGGAGATCATCGGCCAGAACCTCGTCAGCCTATTCTCGCCCTACGTGCGGGTACCGGTGGATCAAGGCGGGGTCTTGGCCAGCGACTACCTGGCGCGAGAAGTGCCCGCAGACGACGCCGGCATCGCCGGGCTGCGCCAGCGCTACCGCAGCGAGCCGCTGTTCAGGGACGCGCTGGTGAGCGCCGACGAACGGGCGGCGCTGGTTATGCTCGACTTCTACGACGGCGTCGAAAGTACCCAGCTGGCAGCGGCGGTGGAGCAGATGGTGGCGAAGTACCGCTCGCCGGACATCCGCATCGCCTTGACCGGCGAACCGATCATACAGCGGTTCCAGGCGACAATTGTGCGCGAGCAGGGCTTGTTCTTCGCCGGCACGGTGGCGGCGATCGTGGTGGTGCTGTATCTCGCCTTCGGCCACATTCAAGGAGTGATCTTGCCGGCGGCCACGGCGTTACTCAGCACGGCGATGGCCATGGGCTTCATGGGCCTAGCCGGCTTTCGCGTCAACCCTTGGACCGGTGCCGTCTCACTGGTGGTGATGACGGTGGCCGCGGGACACTCGGCGCAGATGCTCAAGCGCTACTATGAAGAGTTCCGCTTCCTGCACGACCGTACGGCGGCGGTGGTGGCATCGGCCAGCCGCATCGGGGCGGTGATGTTGGCGGCCGGCGGCACCGCCGCCTGCGGCTTCGCCGCACTGTCGCTGCTGGGTATTCCGACGCTGACGGAGTTCGGCCTGGGGGTGGCGAGTGGTATCGTTGCCGCCGTGCTGCTGGAGATGACCTTCATGCTGGCACTACGCACGCTGTGGCCGGTCGGCCGCTCGCGCACGGGCGAGGGGCCATTGTCGCGCGGGCTCGGGGTGGTGTTGGCGCCGATCGAGTTCGCAGTGATACGGCACCCGCGGGCAGTGGTGGCGACCTTCGCGCTCGTGACCGCGCTGGCCGTCGCCGTTACACCACGGCTGACGACCGAGTTCGATACCCACGCGTACTGGTCCGAACGGCATCAGCTCGGACGCGACTTGCGGGTGTTCGAGCGGCACTTTCCGAGCACGACGACGCTGACGATCTTGCTCGAAGGCGAGCCCGGCTCGATGAAGAGTCCGGAAGCGATCGGGCTGATGACGGGCTTGCAGCAGGCGATGGCGGCCGAGCCTGGGGTGGGTCGGACGTTCTCGCTGGCGGACATGCTGCGGCGCAGCTTCGAGGTCTTCGTCCCGGAGGAAGCCGGCAGCGGGCTGCCGGCGGACGCCGCGCTCATCGGCCAGCTCTTCTTCCTGGCGCAGTCGCCGGCCTTTGACGGCTACGTCGATCGCACACACAGCCGTGCGGTGGTGCGAGGCTTTCTCAACCGCGACGACTCCGGTCTGACCCGGCGTGTGCTGGCGCGGCTGGAGCTCTACCTGCGGCAGAATCCGCCGCAACGGATCCAGGTCGCCTTGGCCGGCGGCGTGGGACCGACGGTGATGGCGCTCAACGACCACACGGTCAACGGCAAGGTGCTGAACCTGGCCATATTACTGGCGGTGATATTCGGGTTTTCCAGCATCCTGCTGCGCACCGCCCTCGGCGGTGCCTACGTCGTCGCCCCGCTGGCGGTGGCGCTGTTGGCGAACCTCGGGCTGTTCGCCGGGCTCGGCGTCGCCTTCGATCTGACCGGGGCCTCGATTGCGGCGATCGGCGTCAGCGTGGGGGCAGACTACGCGATTTATTTCCTCTACCGCTTGCGCGAGGAATTCGCTGCCGGCGGTGACCTCGAAGCGGCGCTGCGGCGCACGATGCACACCTCCGGGCGTGCCATCCTGTTCGTGGCCGTGGCCATCAGCGCCGGCTTCGGCGTGTACGCGCTCTCCGACTTCCGGCCGCTCGCGATGTGCGGCTACTTCATCCCGGTGACGATGCTGGTCAGTGCGGTGGCCGCGCTGGCCTTGTTGCCGGCGTTGGTGGTGCTGCTGCGGCCGCGTTTCATCTTGGCCTCGGCGCAGATTTCACCTGAGGATATTCGCATCGCCGTGTCGGCGTGA
- a CDS encoding EF-hand domain-containing protein: MKINQWLVSGAILALPGWVLAADPPARAEIEAERAALVAQADADTSGTLSLAEFKVFEALVRDKMAEHHFNHVDTDGDGALSLDELQTDHPRRGPGRRGGPW, translated from the coding sequence ATGAAGATCAACCAATGGCTCGTGAGTGGGGCAATACTGGCGCTTCCCGGCTGGGTGCTCGCCGCCGATCCGCCGGCGCGGGCGGAGATCGAGGCCGAGCGTGCCGCGCTAGTTGCCCAAGCAGACGCCGATACCAGCGGCACTCTGTCCTTGGCTGAATTCAAGGTGTTCGAAGCGCTGGTGCGGGACAAGATGGCGGAGCACCATTTCAACCACGTCGATACCGATGGCGACGGTGCGCTGAGTCTCGACGAGCTACAGACCGACCACCCGCGGCGAGGGCCGGGGCGCCGCGGCGGGCCGTGGTGA
- a CDS encoding M23 family metallopeptidase, producing MGNEARQPGWRTAAVVVGVAMILAGCSRGVYHRVRPGDSLYRIGKAYGVSVQALARANRLRDPSRITAGQRLFVPGARRQLPVHVITPSDVNAKAPRREELPPADGARLFAWPISAGSVTSGFGPRGESFHDGIDIAAAAGTAVLAAADGDVIYADALAGYGNVIIVRHDRGYATVYAHNRQNQAAEGARVRRGQQIATLGDSGRTTGPNLHFEVRRDNVARNPLYYLPPPTSVALAGPGSSAH from the coding sequence GTGGGGAACGAAGCGCGGCAACCTGGGTGGCGAACGGCGGCGGTGGTGGTGGGCGTAGCCATGATCCTCGCCGGCTGCAGCCGCGGAGTTTATCATCGCGTGCGGCCGGGCGATTCCCTCTACCGCATCGGCAAGGCTTACGGTGTGTCGGTGCAGGCGCTGGCCAGGGCCAACCGCCTGCGCGACCCGTCGCGCATCACCGCTGGCCAGCGTCTATTCGTCCCCGGCGCCCGGCGGCAACTGCCGGTGCATGTCATCACCCCGAGCGATGTCAATGCGAAGGCTCCCCGGCGCGAGGAATTGCCGCCGGCTGACGGTGCCCGGCTGTTCGCCTGGCCGATCTCAGCCGGCAGTGTCACTTCCGGTTTTGGGCCGCGCGGGGAGAGCTTTCACGATGGTATCGACATCGCCGCCGCGGCCGGCACCGCGGTGCTGGCGGCGGCGGACGGCGATGTGATCTATGCCGACGCCCTTGCCGGTTACGGTAACGTGATCATCGTGCGGCACGACCGCGGCTACGCCACCGTCTATGCGCACAATCGCCAGAACCAGGCGGCAGAAGGGGCGCGCGTGCGCCGCGGCCAGCAGATTGCCACCCTCGGCGACAGCGGCCGGACCACCGGTCCCAACCTCCACTTCGAAGTCCGCCGCGACAATGTCGCGCGCAACCCGCTCTACTACCTGCCGCCACCGACCTCGGTGGCGCTGGCGGGCCCGGGAAGCAGCGCCCACTGA
- a CDS encoding HAMP domain-containing histidine kinase: MTAWWRHALRALVVGAALAVTLAGLSAVRLADWPTYVVFLLISVVLFLPYVEVLPRIKLPIPEMAASIGFLYIAGLPVIVLRNLAPALARLLAWALPEQWKARLPQLRAGAGITRRELLGGGWGAASPISGVATEWAASTLGIGVRWVIACQLASPRELTAHPEAIALAELGGYACWGLLAILPIYPNRPLLPFSARGLRTALADIGFIIALALTPFVFLIAYGFQTAGLSGAAAWSLSTLGLHFMLQRLNERRLQVEAQNRRLEALNRELEHRERLSAIGKMSSVVSHQILQQLGVIGIYADLIRNSGGETDPPGALADARRNAAAIEAALQDVNRVLTDLLVFSRDLRLNLYDHPLQLVIEEALDDCRAEASARDVTVRAEGILDITLTVDKLKIKQALVNIIRNAIEVSPPASAVVVRSALGGGNVEVTVSDRGPGVAEADREAIFAPFFTTKEQGTGLGLAIARQFAEAHGGRAWAEANRDGHGSTFTIRLPLRPPQPGP, translated from the coding sequence GTGACTGCGTGGTGGCGCCACGCCCTGCGCGCCCTGGTCGTCGGCGCCGCGCTTGCAGTCACGCTGGCCGGGCTGTCGGCGGTCCGGCTCGCCGATTGGCCGACCTACGTCGTCTTCCTCCTGATTTCAGTGGTGCTGTTCTTGCCTTATGTGGAGGTGCTGCCGCGCATCAAGCTGCCGATTCCCGAGATGGCTGCGAGCATCGGCTTTCTCTACATCGCCGGCCTGCCCGTGATCGTCTTGCGCAACCTCGCCCCGGCCCTGGCCCGGCTGCTGGCCTGGGCACTGCCCGAGCAGTGGAAAGCGCGGTTGCCGCAACTGCGCGCCGGTGCCGGCATCACTCGTCGTGAGCTGCTGGGCGGCGGTTGGGGCGCGGCCTCGCCGATCAGCGGTGTCGCCACCGAGTGGGCGGCGTCGACACTCGGCATCGGCGTTCGCTGGGTCATCGCCTGCCAGCTCGCCTCGCCGCGCGAACTGACCGCGCACCCGGAGGCCATCGCCCTCGCCGAACTGGGCGGCTACGCCTGCTGGGGCCTGCTCGCCATCCTGCCGATCTATCCGAACCGGCCGTTGCTGCCGTTTTCTGCCCGCGGCCTGCGCACCGCCTTGGCCGACATTGGCTTCATCATCGCCCTGGCGCTGACGCCTTTCGTGTTCTTGATCGCGTACGGCTTTCAGACCGCCGGTCTCTCGGGCGCCGCCGCTTGGTCGCTGTCGACTCTGGGCTTACACTTCATGCTCCAGCGCCTCAACGAGCGCCGGCTACAGGTGGAAGCGCAAAACCGCCGGCTGGAGGCGCTCAACCGCGAGCTCGAGCATCGCGAGCGGCTGTCGGCGATCGGCAAGATGTCCTCGGTCGTCTCGCACCAGATACTGCAGCAGCTGGGTGTCATCGGCATCTATGCCGACCTCATCCGCAACAGCGGCGGTGAAACCGATCCGCCCGGTGCGCTCGCGGATGCGCGCCGCAACGCCGCCGCGATCGAAGCGGCCTTACAAGACGTCAACCGCGTGCTCACTGACTTACTGGTGTTCAGCCGCGACCTGCGACTCAATCTCTACGATCATCCGCTGCAGCTCGTGATCGAGGAGGCGCTCGACGATTGCCGTGCCGAGGCGAGCGCGCGCGACGTGACGGTGCGCGCGGAAGGCATTCTCGACATCACTCTCACGGTCGATAAGCTGAAGATCAAGCAGGCGCTGGTTAACATCATTCGCAACGCCATCGAGGTCTCGCCGCCGGCCAGCGCGGTGGTGGTGCGCAGCGCGCTTGGCGGCGGCAACGTCGAGGTCACGGTCAGCGACCGCGGCCCTGGTGTCGCCGAAGCCGATCGCGAAGCCATCTTCGCCCCCTTCTTCACCACCAAGGAACAGGGCACGGGGCTGGGGCTAGCGATCGCGCGGCAATTCGCCGAGGCCCACGGCGGCCGAGCCTGGGCGGAAGCCAACCGCGACGGCCATGGCTCCACCTTCACGATCCGCTTGCCACTGCGGCCACCACAGCCCGGACCGTAG
- a CDS encoding GNAT family N-acetyltransferase: MNVVVRPITPTDIEVCGRIAYEAFRDIAEQHNFPPDFPSLEVATQVLTFLTQHAYGVVAEWNGQVIGSNFLTEGDAIRAVGPISVDPASQHCGVGRCLMRAVIARGREAAGIRLVQDAFNTTSMSLYASLGFEVKEPLVLVSGIPQVAPLPGVMVRRLREGDVEECAALCRRVHGLERSDELRGATAVLNPFVAIRDGRINAYTTTLTMWQAAHGVAESEANMQALIVGVAAATAQPVSFLLPTRQASLFRWCLGVGLRVIKPLTLMAMGIYHEPRGCYFPSVAY; the protein is encoded by the coding sequence ATGAACGTCGTGGTTCGTCCAATTACCCCCACCGACATCGAGGTGTGCGGCCGCATCGCCTATGAGGCATTTAGGGACATTGCCGAGCAGCACAACTTTCCGCCCGACTTTCCCTCGCTCGAGGTGGCAACCCAGGTGCTCACCTTTCTCACGCAGCATGCCTACGGAGTAGTGGCGGAGTGGAACGGGCAGGTGATTGGCTCGAACTTCCTGACCGAGGGCGACGCCATCCGAGCGGTCGGGCCGATTTCGGTTGATCCGGCCAGCCAGCACTGCGGCGTCGGGCGCTGTCTGATGCGCGCGGTAATTGCGCGCGGTCGTGAGGCCGCCGGCATTCGCTTGGTGCAGGACGCTTTCAACACCACTTCGATGTCGCTCTACGCCTCGCTGGGCTTCGAGGTGAAGGAGCCGCTGGTGCTGGTGAGCGGGATTCCGCAGGTGGCGCCGCTGCCGGGCGTGATGGTGCGCCGGCTACGCGAAGGCGACGTCGAGGAGTGCGCGGCTCTATGCCGGCGCGTGCACGGCCTGGAGCGCAGCGATGAACTACGCGGCGCCACGGCGGTGCTCAACCCGTTCGTGGCTATTCGCGACGGCCGCATCAACGCCTACACGACGACGCTGACCATGTGGCAAGCGGCCCACGGGGTGGCGGAAAGTGAGGCCAATATGCAGGCGCTGATCGTCGGAGTGGCGGCGGCTACGGCCCAGCCGGTGTCGTTTCTGCTGCCGACGCGGCAAGCGAGCTTGTTCCGCTGGTGCTTGGGCGTCGGCCTGCGGGTGATCAAGCCGCTCACGCTGATGGCCATGGGCATCTATCACGAGCCCCGTGGCTGCTACTTCCCCTCGGTGGCGTACTGA